A window from Pangasianodon hypophthalmus isolate fPanHyp1 chromosome 4, fPanHyp1.pri, whole genome shotgun sequence encodes these proteins:
- the tmem256 gene encoding transmembrane protein 256, producing MSASLAVQRLAAVSGALAVTAGAYGAHGFRLSNRDEYQRELYSTANTYHFYHSLALLGASRCRKPALAGAVLLTGMGCFCGPLYHQALTGDPTFSKLAPIGGVLFIVGWLAMAV from the exons ATGAGCGCGTCGTTAGCGGTGCAGAGGTTAGCGGCTGTGAGCGGGGCTCTGGCGGTCACCGCCGGCGCTTATGGGGCTCATG GGTTCAGACTGAGTAACAGGGATGAGTACCAGAGAGAG CTCTACAGCACAGCCAATACCTATCATTTCTACCACAGTTTGGCTCTTTTGGGAGCCTCTCGATGCAGGAAACCTGCTCTG GCTGGAGCAGTTCTCCTGACAGGCATGGGCTGCTTCTGTGGTCCTCTCTACCACCAGGCTTTAACGGGTGATCCCACCTTCAGCAAGCTGGCACCCATCGGGGGTGTGCTTTTCATCGTTGGCTGGCTTGCAATGGCTGTCTGA